The Aeromonas encheleia genomic sequence CCCTGATCGGGGCCGGCAATCAGGCCGGCGGGCTGGATGTCTCCAACCTGATCAAACCCGCCCTGGCCCGGGGTGAACTGCGCACCATAGCCGCCACCACCTGGGGCGAGTACAAGAAATACGTGGAGAAAGACGCCGCCCTCTCGCGCCGCTTCCAGCTGGTGAAGGTGGGTGAGCCCTCGGCCTCTGAGGCGACCGTGATCCTGCGCGGCCTGCGCAGCATCTATGAGAAGGCCCACGGGGTGCTGATCGACGAGGAGGCGCTGCAGGCCGCCGCCCAACTCTCCGCCCGTTACATCTCCGGCCGGCAGCTGCCGGACAAGGCGATCGACGTGCTCGATACCGCCTGTGCCCGGGTCGCCATCAACCTGACCACGCCGCCGCGCGCCGTCAGCCATTTGCAAAACGAGCTGCGCCAGCGTGAGCTGGAGATCCGCCAGCTGGAGCGCCAGAGCCTGATCGGCCTGGGTGACAACGTCGAGCGGCTGGCCGAGCTGCAGGCCGCCCAGCAGCGCTGCCGCGAGACCCTGCGCGAGCAGGAATCCCAGTGGCAGCAACAGCAGGGGCTGGTACAGCAGATCGTCGAGCTGCGCGCCGCCCTGCTGGCCGAAGAACAGGGCGAGGCGCTGGACCTTGCCGATGCGCCGCTGGATCCCCAGGCCGCCGCCGACAAATTGGCTGGGCTCGAGCGCGAGCTGGCCGCCCTGCAACAGGGGGCCGTGCTGGTCTCGGCCCACGTCGACAAGACCCAGGTCGCGGCGGTGATCGCCGAGTGGACCGGGGTGCCCCTCAATCGCATCTCCCAGGGGGAGCTCGACGTGGTGACCCGGCTGCCGGAGTACCTCGGCTCCCTCATCAAGGGGCAGGATGTGGCGGTGGCCCACCTGCACAAGCACCTGCTGACCGCCCGCGCCGACTTGCGCCGCCCGGGTCGCCCCCTTGGCGCCTTCCTGTTGGTGGGGCCGAGCGGGGTCGGCAAGACCGAAACCGTGTTGCAGATTGCGGAGCTGATGTTCGGCGGGCGCCAGTACCTCACCACCATCAACATGTCCGAGTATCAGGAGAAGCACACCGTCTCCCGCCTGATCGGGTCTCCTCCCGGCTATGTCGGCTTCGGTGAAGGTGGCGTGCTGACCGAGGCCATTCGTCAGAAGCCCTACTCAGTGGTGCTGCTGGACGAGGTGGAGAAGGCCCACCCGGACGTGCTGAACCTCTTCTATCAGGCGTTCGACAAGGGCGAGCTGGCGGACGGGGAAGGGCGCCTCATCGACTGCAAGAACGTTGTGTTCTTCCTCACCTCCAACCTCGGCTTCCAGACCATAGTCGATCATGCGCAGCAGCCAGAGGCGCTGCTCGATGCGCTTTATCCCGAGCTGGCCGCCTTCTTCAAGCCGGCGCTGCTGGCGCGGATGGAGGTGATCCCCTATCTGCCGCTCGGCCACGACAGCCTGATCGAGATCGTGGGAGGCAAGCTCGACCGGCTGGTCAAGCTGCTCAAGGAGCGTTTCGGTGCCGAGGTGGTGCTGGAAGACGAGGTGGCCGAGGAGATACTGCGCCGCGCCAATCGCAGCGAGAACGGGGCTCGCATGCTGGAATCCGTCATCGACGGGGCCCTGCTGCCACCGGTATCGCTGCAGTTGCTGCAACGGCTGGCCGTCGGTGAGCCCATCAGCCGGGTGCGATTCAGCGTGGCCGAACAGCAGTTCGTGGCCGAGGTGGAGGGCTGAACATGGAACAAGCCCTCGCCTTCGCCCTCGCACTGACGCAGCAGCGCGACGAGCCGCACCTGTGCCACTGGTGGGCCTCGACCCTGCACGCCAGCTTCCAGCCCAAGGGGCTCCTGCTCGGCCTGCTGGATGTGAGCGGCCGCCAGCTGGAGTGTCAGGGCTGGGTCAAGGGGCAGGCCGTGTCGCTGGCGCTGGCGGTGGATGATTTCTCCCACCCGCTGGCCTATGTGCTGCACAAGGCCCAGTCCCGTACCTGGGACTCCCTCCATGGCGGGGCGCGCATCGAGCACGCCGCCTTTCGCGCACTGCTGGCCAACCTCGGCCAGCAGTGCGGCCTGCACGCCTTCCCCCTCAACGATGGCAATGGCAAGCCGTTCGCCGTGCTGGCCATGATGGACGATGCCGAGCGGCTGCAGGAGTGGGTGACCCGTCCCGAGCTGGCCCAGTTGTCCCAGGTGTTTTGCAACCAGCTCACCCTCATCCGCGATCTGGGCCGCAGTCGCCGGGATCAGAGCGTGCTGCGCGACTCCCTGCGTCAGATGAAGGGGGAGGGGCAGATCAAGCGCCAATACGAGAAGCTGCTGGCCGATCAGCTGATCGGTCAGTCGGCGGTGATCCGCGGGTTGCGCGAACAGATAAGCCTGGCGGGTCAGCACAAGCTGACCGTGCTTATCCAGGGGGAGACCGGCAGTGGCAAGGAGGTGGTCGCCCGGCTGGTGCATCAATGCTCAGATCGTGCCGGCAAACCCTTCGTCGCCATCAACTGCGCCGCCATCCCGGAGAACCTGATCGAGAGCGAGTTGTTCGGTTATCAGAAGGGGGCCTTCTCCGGCGCCTTGTCCAACAAGGCCGGGCTGGTGGCCCAGGCCAACGGCGGCACCCTGTTTTTGGATGAGGTGGGCGACATGCCCGCCGCCATGCAGGCCAAGCTGCTGCGGGTGCTCGAGACCCGCAGCTACCGGCCGCTCGGCGCCGAGCAGGAGAGCCACTCCGATTTTCGCCTCATCGCCGCGACCCATCAGCCCCTCAGTCGTCACGTGGAGGAGGGCCAGTTCCGGGCCGATCTCTATCACCGGCTCTGCCAGTGCCTGCTGCTGATCGCCCCCCTGCGCGAGCACATGGATGACGTGCCCATGCTGTGCCAGCACTTCATGGCCCAGTTTGCCGAGCAGGATGGCAAGGCGCTCGGCGGCTTGCATCGCAAGTTCCTGAAGCAGCTGCAGAGCTATGACTTCCCCGGCAACGTGCGCGAGCTGCGCAACCTCTTGGAGGTGGCCTGCGCCCACACCCGCCACGGCGAGGAGGTGCTGCTGGAGGCGTTGCCCCCCGAGCTCAGGGAGCGGGTCTCCGTCGAGCTGCCGGGCTATCTCGACGACTACAACCATATCCGGGATCTGCGCCGCGCCATGCAGCAGTACGAGGCCTCGGTCATCGAGGCCAGGCTGCGCCATTTCCAGGGTAACCGCATGTTGGTGGCCGAGAGTCTGAACATTCCCAAGCGCACCCTGGATCACAAGTGCCAGAAACTGGAGGTGAACTGATGAGCGTCCTCGGCCTCTTGCCGCTGCTGCTGGCCGTCGGCAGTGCGGCGCCGCAGCCGGACATGAGCGGTTGGCAGCAGTGCCGGCGCGAGCCATCCCCGCTGATCCGGCTGGCCTGCTACGACGCCCTCGGCGGCGCTGCCGACTCGATGCCGGACGGCGGGGTAGCCAAGTCTGCCGCCTGGCAGGGGATCTGGGATCAGGAGCTGGCCCGCACTCCCGAAAGCCCGCCCTTCCTGCTGCAAAGCGATCCCGCTCGTGGCAGCGAGACCCTGACCCGCCCGGCCCTGCGCGGGGCGACGCTGGCCATAGGTTGTGTCGACAGCATCACCCACATCCGGCTGCGGCTGGATGCGCCCTGGGTCGGAGAGGGGGTGCAGCTTGAGCTCGACGGCTCGCCCAGTAACAGCGCCCAGAGCTGGTTCATCCGGGATCGGGGGCTGCTGCTGGAATACGGCCGCGGCCTGCCGGCCATCGAGGAGCTCAAGCGCTGGCTCGGCCATCGCGAGCTGCAGGTGCGGGCCGACAACGGCGCCCTGCTGCGGGTCGACTTGAGCGGCCTGAAAGAGGCGCTGGCCCCGCTGCGTCAGCAGTGTCGCTGGTAGGGGGCGCCATGAGCTATCGACACCCCTGGTGTGCCCGCCTGCTGAGCAGCCTGCCGGATGAACAGATAAGAGGCGCCGTGCTGGCCGATGAGCCGCGCTGGGACTATGTGGAGACCGAGCTGGTCAAGCTGGGCTCCCTGGCCCACAGCCAGGTGGATCTCAACGCGGTGGCTGAGGCCTGCCTCGGCCTGCTGGAGAGCCGTACCAAGGACATGCGGGTGCTGGCCCAGCTGCTGCGCTGCCTGCAACACCCGGCCAAGGCGACCCCCATGGGGGCCGCGCTCAGCCTGCTGGAGGCCTGGGTCAGCGCCTATTGGCTCTTGGCCTGGCCCGGTAACGGGAGCCAGAAACAGCGGCTGATGGTGCAGATCGTCAAGCGTTTCGAGGGCGCCCTGCCGCGGGTGAGCGAGGGTGCCTCGGCGGCCGAGCTGGCCCAGCTGCTGGCCCAGGCCGAGCAGCTGGAAGCCTGCTGGCTGGCCCAGTGCCCGGACAAGGGCGAGCTGCTCGATCCTCTGCTGATGGGGCTGAAGCGGGCCCAGCGCCAGCAGGTGGCCCAGGCGCAGGCCGATCGGGGCGAGCCCTCTGGTGCGGCGAGCGCTCATGCCAACCAGGTTGCTGCGAGTGGCGCCATGGTGCTCAGTGGCGGCGCCAAGAGCGTTGGCATCGAGCTCGACAGCTCCAACGACAGGGCCTGGCGACAGACCCAGCTCAAGGTGGCACAACTGCTGATCGAGCGGCAGCCGGAGGCGGCGGTGGGCTATCGCCTGCGTCGCCACGCCATCTGGGCCGGGATCACCACACCCCCCATGAGCGGCCCGGGCCATAAAACCCAGCTGGCACCCATGTCGGTGGACATGGTGGACGAATACCGCGCCGCCATGGCCGCCCCGGATCTGGCGCTCTGGCAGCGGATCGAGCAGAGCCTGACCCTGGCGCCCTACTGGTTCGAGGGGCATCGCCTCTCGGCCCAGGTGGCGGACAAGCTCGGGTTTGGCGCGCCGGCCCAGGCCATCGCCCAGGAGCTCGAGAGCTTCTTGCAGCGGCTGCCTGCCCTGCGGGAGCTCGGTTTCAGCGATGGCAGCCCCTTTCTCACCCCGGAGTGCGGCCGCTGGCTGCAACCCGCCAGGGGCGGGGCGGCGGGCGAGGGGGCGTCCAGCCTGGCAGAAGAGATAGCCTTGCGGCACGGGGAGCAGGGGGTGGCCGCGGCCCTGGCCCTGCTGGATGAACGGATGGCGCAGTTGAAAGAGCCAAGAGCCCGCTTCCATGCCCAGTTGGTGCAGGCGGAGCTGTTGGCGCAGGAAGGCATGAATTCGCTGGCTCGCCAGCACTATCAACACTTGTGGCAAGAGGCCAGTCGCCTTGGATTGGCGCAATGGGAACCTGGATTGGTCAGCCGTCTGGAACACCAGGCGGCCCCGCTGTCGAAATGAGTCATTGAGTCGGAGTTGAATCACAATCTTATGTTCAAGACCATCTTTACCTTTCTGCGGCAACAGCTGCCGAAATTGAAACCCTCCTGGCCCCTGCTCGGCGCGGTGCTCTGGGTCGTCGCCCTGATCCTGGTGTGGTGGCTCGGCCCCCGCCTCGAGATCCGGGAGGCCAAGCCGCTCGAGCCGCTGTGGGGGCGGGTGGTATTCACCCTGCTGTGGCTCTGGCTGCTGCTGGGCATCCTCTCCTGGCGCATGTGGCGCAAGATGCAGCAGCTCAAGGCCGAGCGCCAGCACGAGGTCGTGCTGGAGCAGGATCCGGTGAAGGGGCTGCTCGATCGGCAGGCGCTGTTCCTCGGCCGCTGGTTGCAGGCACTCAACGAACACCTGGGCAAGGGGGCGCTCTACGCCATGCCCTGGTACCTGGTGCTGGGGCTGCCCGGCAGCGGCAAGAGCAGCCTGATCCACCGCGCCAACCCGGCCAACAAGCTCAACCCCAGGCTCGACACTGAGCTGCGGGACGTGGCGCAGGATCAGCTGATCGACTGCTGGCTGGGGGAACAGGCGGTGATGCTGGATCCCGCCGGTGAGCTGCTGTCCCAATCCGAACCCGAGCTGGACCCGCTGGCGCGCAAGCACGAGCGGCTCTGGCTGCACCTGCTCAACTGGCTCAGTGAACACCGTCGCCGTCAGCCTCTCAACGGCCTGGTGCTGACCGTGGATCTGGCCTGGCTCTCCCACGCCAGCGTGGCCGAGCGCAAGGCCTATGCCCAGCTGATGCGCTCCCGCCTGCAGGAGGTGTCGGCCACCATGAACACCCGCTTGCCGCTCTATGTCACCTTCACCAAGCTGGATCTGCTGCGTGGTTTCGATGTGGTGTATGAGCAGCTCGACAAGGAGGCCCGCGAGGCCGTGCTGGGGGTGACCTTTAACCCAACCGACGGCCAGGGCGACAGCTGGCAGCAGGAGCTGGCTCTGTTCTGGGATCAGTGGGTCGACAACCTCAACCAGAACCTGCCCGAGCTGATGCTGGCCAGGCTGGATGCCGCCCAGCGCAACGCGCTGTTCTCCTTCGTGCGCCAGCTGGCGGGGCTGAAGGACTATGTGACCAGCCTGCTCGACGAAACCCTGGCCATCGAGGAGAGCAAGCCGCTGCTGGTGCGCGGCGTCTACATCAGCTCCGTCTACCAGCAGGGGGTGCCGTTCGATGCGTTCGCCCAGGCGGCCTCCCGCCGCTACAACCTGCCGGAGCCCATTTACTCGGCCCTGCGCGGGGAGTCCAACACCTATTTCGTGCGCAAGCTGTTCTCCTCCATCATCTTCCCCGAGGCCCATCTGGCCGGGGAGAACCGGCTGCATACCCTCTACCGCCGCCGTCGCATGGCCATCGGCCTTGGGTGCCTGTCGCTGTTCTCGGCGCTCCTCATCGGTGGTTGGCACCATTTCTATCGGGTCAACGAAGAGGCCGGTCGCAACGTGCTGACCAAGGCGCAGGCCTTCACCCAGACCAACGAGCTGGCCGATGAGCACGCCTTCGGGGTGAGCCAGTTGCCACGGTTGAACCTGATTCGCGAGGCGACCCTCTCCTTTGGCAACTACCGCGAGCGTACCCCGCTGGTGGCGGATCTCGGCCTCTATCAGGGAGACGAAATCGGCCCCTATGTGGAAGGCTCCTACCTGCAACTGCTGAGCCTGCGCTTCCTGCCCGCCCAGATGCAGGGGCTGCTGGAGGATCTCGA encodes the following:
- the tssH gene encoding type VI secretion system ATPase TssH yields the protein MIRIELPVLVERLNPICRHMLEEAAALCVNHQGAEIRIEHLLLKMLDTPLSDVRQILKRAEVEVEELKTLLQPSHADSGYGQGYPSFSPLLVEWLQDSWLLASAELQHAQLRSGVMLLVLLMTPQRYLPGSVTRLLANVNRELLRQQFDEWVKESAETQVTVSAGGTASQGALPADASLLARFTVNVTEQARQGSLDPVLCRDHEIDLMIDILSRRRKNNPIVVGEAGVGKSALIEGLALRIVADQVPEKLRSVELMTLDLGAMQAGASVKGEFEKRFKGVMQEVKDAVRPVILFIDEAHTLIGAGNQAGGLDVSNLIKPALARGELRTIAATTWGEYKKYVEKDAALSRRFQLVKVGEPSASEATVILRGLRSIYEKAHGVLIDEEALQAAAQLSARYISGRQLPDKAIDVLDTACARVAINLTTPPRAVSHLQNELRQRELEIRQLERQSLIGLGDNVERLAELQAAQQRCRETLREQESQWQQQQGLVQQIVELRAALLAEEQGEALDLADAPLDPQAAADKLAGLERELAALQQGAVLVSAHVDKTQVAAVIAEWTGVPLNRISQGELDVVTRLPEYLGSLIKGQDVAVAHLHKHLLTARADLRRPGRPLGAFLLVGPSGVGKTETVLQIAELMFGGRQYLTTINMSEYQEKHTVSRLIGSPPGYVGFGEGGVLTEAIRQKPYSVVLLDEVEKAHPDVLNLFYQAFDKGELADGEGRLIDCKNVVFFLTSNLGFQTIVDHAQQPEALLDALYPELAAFFKPALLARMEVIPYLPLGHDSLIEIVGGKLDRLVKLLKERFGAEVVLEDEVAEEILRRANRSENGARMLESVIDGALLPPVSLQLLQRLAVGEPISRVRFSVAEQQFVAEVEG
- a CDS encoding sigma-54 interaction domain-containing protein: MEQALAFALALTQQRDEPHLCHWWASTLHASFQPKGLLLGLLDVSGRQLECQGWVKGQAVSLALAVDDFSHPLAYVLHKAQSRTWDSLHGGARIEHAAFRALLANLGQQCGLHAFPLNDGNGKPFAVLAMMDDAERLQEWVTRPELAQLSQVFCNQLTLIRDLGRSRRDQSVLRDSLRQMKGEGQIKRQYEKLLADQLIGQSAVIRGLREQISLAGQHKLTVLIQGETGSGKEVVARLVHQCSDRAGKPFVAINCAAIPENLIESELFGYQKGAFSGALSNKAGLVAQANGGTLFLDEVGDMPAAMQAKLLRVLETRSYRPLGAEQESHSDFRLIAATHQPLSRHVEEGQFRADLYHRLCQCLLLIAPLREHMDDVPMLCQHFMAQFAEQDGKALGGLHRKFLKQLQSYDFPGNVRELRNLLEVACAHTRHGEEVLLEALPPELRERVSVELPGYLDDYNHIRDLRRAMQQYEASVIEARLRHFQGNRMLVAESLNIPKRTLDHKCQKLEVN
- the vasI gene encoding type VI secretion system-associated protein VasI, whose product is MSVLGLLPLLLAVGSAAPQPDMSGWQQCRREPSPLIRLACYDALGGAADSMPDGGVAKSAAWQGIWDQELARTPESPPFLLQSDPARGSETLTRPALRGATLAIGCVDSITHIRLRLDAPWVGEGVQLELDGSPSNSAQSWFIRDRGLLLEYGRGLPAIEELKRWLGHRELQVRADNGALLRVDLSGLKEALAPLRQQCRW
- the tssA gene encoding type VI secretion system protein TssA — protein: MSYRHPWCARLLSSLPDEQIRGAVLADEPRWDYVETELVKLGSLAHSQVDLNAVAEACLGLLESRTKDMRVLAQLLRCLQHPAKATPMGAALSLLEAWVSAYWLLAWPGNGSQKQRLMVQIVKRFEGALPRVSEGASAAELAQLLAQAEQLEACWLAQCPDKGELLDPLLMGLKRAQRQQVAQAQADRGEPSGAASAHANQVAASGAMVLSGGAKSVGIELDSSNDRAWRQTQLKVAQLLIERQPEAAVGYRLRRHAIWAGITTPPMSGPGHKTQLAPMSVDMVDEYRAAMAAPDLALWQRIEQSLTLAPYWFEGHRLSAQVADKLGFGAPAQAIAQELESFLQRLPALRELGFSDGSPFLTPECGRWLQPARGGAAGEGASSLAEEIALRHGEQGVAAALALLDERMAQLKEPRARFHAQLVQAELLAQEGMNSLARQHYQHLWQEASRLGLAQWEPGLVSRLEHQAAPLSK